The Zingiber officinale cultivar Zhangliang chromosome 9A, Zo_v1.1, whole genome shotgun sequence genome window below encodes:
- the LOC122019665 gene encoding protein DWARF 53-like, translating into MVRGRGRKGMPTPVSSARACLAAEAGVALDEGVAVARRRAHAQTTSLHVVYALLLQPAGGGGSGSGAQSASSSILRDALLRVRSVAYSARMQLRALERCFGMALDRLPSSSGGQREGGGDEPPVSNSLMAAIKRSQANQRRNPESFHLYQQQQQQNAATGVVSTFSGVKVEMQQMVLAILDDPIVSRVFGDAGFRSVDVKFAILRPPPTILRFPRAAKCAPLFLCNFSAGDGFEAPVTARRIAFPFAPEVGQLCSDGGDENCRRIGDILSRKGGATNPMLIGVGAAEAAKDFAQAVERKNWAILPLEIRGIELVSIEKLVAEFSTGRCELSAVDARLMELEKEAAMPGVVVNIGDLKEMVECKAECDEHERCLISDLTRLLEVYQGRLWVMAWSATYETYMKFLSRHPLLDKDWNLQLLPITSVRSGMGSSLPRPPSMMESFVPFGGFFPTACESKDIGSSVSPPASRCELCNDKYEEELSILLKGQSSSVCEKKKDTLPFWLQKANTTGLNNEYNAAQAKDDNGLLNAKSMELKNKWNEVCRQLHNCHTRKTVNYPEIPCTTYTSSISYKNRASSKVTEKPEDSQTLGNSLSISVGTQTVTMASQSISLPLVVESRKNDLLPKHQVRLSKSEQLQRVDLPYHQGDEHASPSSITSVATNLVLGNLPEPLSKEEKPAKEVQKSNVDKISSCLPSVDTAKRNVSDVRVAEFSCSSIKDYQAKSGYPVNPIHSFSQVSNGRASSYDKSPLLVSSSIMQNIDLSSYKSFCKSLIDKVGRQEEAVIAISQAIFRCKLDERRRGRLRRDIWLNFHGPDKMGKKRVAVALSELIHGSKDNLICIDLSYEDGVARPSSICAQQEVTEKNVQFRGKLNVDLIAEGLSKRSYSVVFLENVDKADFLVQQSLSQAIHTGKFPDSHGREFSINNAIFILTWGRTIDKNLAQGGDYSSFYEETILAAQCWQMKICLEACRETNSSSPKSSAVSFISIQKHSTSQVYLQSSSSSKRKVDLSDDCDRSYRKSMSSKRTHTMPKGFLDLNMPIEEVETEDDHNDSSSLKENYTSDNSEPWIKEFCDQVDATVNFTVFDFNALANNILEAINRTFRSTLGSEYLLEIDRKVMELLLAVAWSSEDRGPLDNWFEQVLGRSFRKMKHKNSQSSNNILKLVCEDALVEEHAPGVLLPSRININ; encoded by the exons ATGGTCCGTGGCCGCGGCCGCAAGGGGATGCCGACGCCGGTTAGCAGCGCCCGCGCGTGCCTGGCGGCGGAGGCGGGGGTCGCCCTCGACGAGGGGGTGGCCGTCGCCAGACGCCGCGCGCACGCGCAGACGACGTCCCTCCATGTCGTGTACGCGCTCCTCCTCCAGCCCGCCGGCGGAGGCGGATCCGGATCCGGCGCGCAGTCTGCTTCTTCTTCGATCCTGCGCGATGCGCTCTTGCGCGTGCGGAGCGTTGCGTACTCGGCCAGGATGCAGCTCAGGGCGCTCGAGCGATGCTTCGGGATGGCGCTCGACCGGCTGCCTTCGTCGTCTGGGGGTCAAAGGGAGGGGGGCGGGGATGAGCCGCCGGTGTCGAACTCGCTTATGGCGGCTATAAAGAGGTCTCAGGCGAACCAGAGGCGGAATCCTGAGAGTTTCCATCTGtaccagcagcagcagcagcagaacGCCGCCACCGGCGTCGTGTCAACCTTCTCCGGGGTGAAGGTGGAGATGCAGCAGATGGTTCTTGCGATCTTGGATGATCCTATTGTTAGTCGGGTGTTCGGTGACGCGGGATTCCGGAGCGTGGACGTTAAGTTTGCCATCCTCCGCCCCCCTCCGACCATCCTCCGATTTCCTCGCGCCGCCAAGTGTGCGCCGTTGTTCTTGTGCAATTTCTCGGCCGGGGATGGATTTGAGGCGCCGGTCACTGCAAGGAGGATCGCTTTTCCCTTTGCCCCTGAGGTCGGTCAGCTTTGTTCCGACGGCGGCGACGAGAACTGTCGCAGGATTGGAGATATTCTATCTCGGAAAGGAGGCGCAACGAACCCGATGCTCATAGGTGTTGGGGCCGCTGAGGCAGCCAAAGACTTCGCCCAGGCCGTTGAGCGGAAAAATTGGGCGATCTTGCCTCTGGAAATTCGTGGAATCGAACTCGTTAGCATTGAGAAGTTGGTGGCTGAGTTCAGCACTGGACGCTGTGAGTTGTCTGCCGTCGATGCTAGACTGATGGAGTTGGAAAAGGAAGCGGCGATGCCCGGAGTGGTGGTGAATATAGGAGATTTGAAGGAGATGGTGGAATGTAAAGCTGAATGTGACGAGCACGAAAGGTGTTTGATCTCTGATCTCACAAGGTTGCTCGAGGTTTACCAAGGTAGGCTGTGGGTGATGGCTTGGTCTGCGACATATGAAACGTACATGAAGTTCCTGTCTAGGCATCCATTGTTGGATAAAGATTGGAACTTGCAGCTTTTGCCAATCACTTCAGTGAGAAGTGGGATGGGTTCATCACTTCCTAGACCTCCCAG CATGATGGAATCATTTGTTCCGTTTGGAGGTTTTTTCCCTACGGCATGTGAGTCTAAAGACATTGGCAGCAGTGTTTCTCCACCAGCATCCCGCTGTGAACTTTGTAATGATAAGTATGAAGAAGAACTTTCCATTCTTCTCAAGGGACAATCATCTTCAGTTTGTGAAAAGAAAAAAGATACCTTGCCGTTTTGGCTTCAGAAAGCCAACACAACTGGCTTGAACAATGAATATAATGCAGCGCAG GCTAAAGACGATAATGGTTTATTGAATGCTAAAAGTATGGAATTGAAAAACAAGTGGAATGAAGTGTGCCGGCAACTCCACAATTGCCATACAAGAAAAACTGTCAATTACCCTGAAATTCCTTGTACCACTTATACTTCTAGTATTTCTTACAAAAATAGAGCCTCCAGTAAGGTTACTGAAAAACCTGAAGACTCTCAAACACTTGGCAATTCACTATCTATCTCAGTAGGCACTCAGACAGTCACCATGGCCAGCCAGAGTATCTCATTGCCTTTAGTCGTGGAATCAAGAAAAAATGACCTATTGCCAAAACACCAGGTCAGACTTTCAAAAAGTGAACAGCTTCAGAGAGTGGATCTCCCCTATCACCAAGGTGATGAACATGCCTCCCCTTCCTCTATAACATCAGTTGCAACAAATTTGGTTTTGGGTAACCTTCCTGAGCCTCTTTCAAAGGAGGAAAAACCTGCTAAGGAAGTTCAAAAAAGTAATGTGGATAAAATTTCAAGTTGCTTACCCTCAGTTGATACTGCCAAAAGAAATGTATCAGATGTTCGTGTTGCAGAATTTTCCTGCTCTAGCATTAAAGATTATCAGGCAAAAAGTGGGTACCCAGTCAATCCAATCCACTCATTTTCACAAGTCTCAAATGGCCGTGCTTCTTCTTATGACAAATCCCCTTTGTTAGTCTCATCCAGTATAATGCAAAATATTGACCTGAGTAGCTACAAATCATTTTGTAAAAGTCTCATTGATAAAGTTGGCCGACAAGAAGAAGCAGTTATTGCTATTAGCCAAGCCATATTTCGTTGTAAACTTGATGAAAGGCGTCGTGGTAGACTGCGAAGGGACATTTGGCTTAATTTTCATGGTCCagataagatgggtaagaagagAGTAGCAGTAGCACTATCAGAATTAATACATGGAAGCAAAGATAACCTTATTTGCATTGATCTAAGTTATGAGGACGGTGTTGCTCGACCCAGTAGCATATGTGCTCAACAAGAGGTAACTGAAAAAAATGTTCAGTTCAGAGGAAAATTGAATGTTGATCTTATTGCTGAAGGGCTAAGCAAGAGATCATATTCTGTTGTTTTCCTTGAAAATGTAGATAAAGCAGACTTTCTTGTTCAGCAAAGCTTATCTCAGGCCATCCATACTGGAAAATTTCCTGATTCTCATGGAAGGGAATTTAGCATAAACAATGCCATATTTATCCTGACTTGGGGCAGAACCATAGACAAAAACTTAGCTCAGGGAGGAGATTACAGTAGTTTCTACGAGGAGACTATTCTGGCAGCTCAGTGTTGGCAGATGAAGATTTGCTTAGAAGCTTGTCGGGAGACTAATAGCAGTAGTCCAAAATCTAGTGCAGTCTCATTTATTTCTATCCAAAAACACAGTACAAGTCAAGTATATTTACAATCATCTTCTTCAAGTAAGCGCAAAGTGGATTTGTCTGATGACTGTGATAGGAGCTACAGAAAGTCCATGTCCAGCAAAAGGACACACACAATGCCCAAGGGCTTCCTAGATTTGAATATGCCTATTGAAGAGGTTGAGACAGAAGATGATCATAATGATTCTTCTAGTCTTAAAGAAAATTATACATCTGACAACTCAGAGCCATGGATCAAAGAATTCTGCGACCAGGTTGATGCGACAGTGAACTTTACGGTTTTTGATTTTAATGCCCTTGCCAACAATATCTTGGAGGCTATCAACAGAACCTTTCGAAGCACTCTTGGTTCAGAATATTTGCTGGAGATTGATCGAAAGGTCATGGAGCTGCTACTTGCAGTCGCTTGGTCATCAGAAGATCGAGGGCCATTAGATAATTGGTTTGAGCAGGTTCTCGGCAGGAGCTTCAGGAAGATGAAGCACAAGAACAGTCAATCAAGTAATAACATTCTTAAACTAGTTTGTGAGGATGCACTTGTTGAGGAGCATGCACCAGGAGTTCTTCTTCCCTCAAGAATCAACATCAATTGA
- the LOC122019667 gene encoding transcription factor bHLH51-like, whose translation MEEQGCSFSSSSSGPVLLRGPPPLPPHPLPPLLLPQPPPTTAEKSVALRIHKEAEKKRRERINAHFSTLRRLVPNSAKMDKACLLGRVIDQVKELNRKVTDISQVSRVPKEVNEVSVVECSISHNDDDDLYMKASVCCEDRPDLFAQLTEAFQKLRLRTIKAEVVSLGGRTHGAFLLCLEERKENACVSSFMESLRRALDAIASENKDEPSEFSSKRRRMMQIPRV comes from the exons ATGGAGGAACAAGGCTgcagcttctcctcttcttccagtGGCCCTGTGCTCCTCCGAGGGCCGCCACCGCTCCCTCCACATCCCCTGCCGCCACTGCTGCTGCCTCAGCCACCACCGACGACGGCCGAGAAGTCTGTGGCCTTGAGGATCCACAAGGAGGCCGAGAAGAAGCGCAGGGAGAGGATCAATGCTCATTTTTCCACTCTCAGACGCTTGGTTCCCAACTCTGCCAAG ATGGACAAGGCATGCCTTCTCGGTAGAGTCATAGATCAAGTGAAGGAGCTGAATAGGAAGGTAACAGACATCAGCCAAGTCTCCAGAGTCCCAAAGGAAGTGAACGAAGTCAGCGTGGTGGAATGCAGCATCAGCCACAACGACGACGACGATCTCTACATGAAGGCTTCCGTTTGCTGTGAAGACAGACCGGACCTGTTTGCCCAACTCACCGAAGCGTTTCAGAAGCTGAGGCTGAGAACGATCAAGGCCGAAGTTGTGTCGTTAGGGGGCCGAACCCACGGTGCGTTCTTGCTGTGCCTGGAGGAGAGGAAGGAGAATGCTTGCGTGAGCTCCTTCATGGAGTCTCTGAGACGAGCACTGGACGCGATCGCTTCCGAGAATAAGGACGAGCCGAGTGAATTCTCGAGCAAGAGGAGAAGGATGATGCAAATTCCTCGAGTCTAG
- the LOC122019668 gene encoding UPF0098 protein CPn_0877/CP_0992/CPj0877/CpB0906-like: MAQETLRLASSAIGHEGRLPRKYTGDGQGAVKDVSPPLEWYGVPEAARSLALVVEDVDAPADADSPVVPWTHWVVVNIPTTVRGLPEGFSGKEEAAGGEHAGIKEGHNDWKVPGWRGPKPPTSGHRISFKLYALDQPLHLGNKVTKEKLRDSMEGHVVGEAELIAIF; the protein is encoded by the exons ATGGCGCAGGAGACGCTGAGGCTGGCGTCGTCGGCGATCGGCCACGAGGGCCGTCTGCCGCGCAAGTACACCGGCGACGGCCAGGGGGCCGTCAAGGACGTGTCGCCGCCTCTGGAGTGGTACGGCGTCCCGGAGGCGGCGCGCTCGCTGGCCCTCGTGGTGGAGGACGTCGACGCGCCGGCGGACGCCGACAGCCCCGTCGTCCCGTGGACGCACTGGGTCGTCGTCAACATCCCCACGACGGTGCGCGGCCTCCCCGAGGGCTTCTCCGGCAAAGAGGAGGCCGCCGGCGGCGAGCACGCCGGCATCAAGGAGGGGCACAACGACTGGAAGGTCCCCGGGTGGCGCGGCCCCAAGCCACCCACCTCCGGCCACCGCATCTCCTTCAAGCTCTACGCCCTCGATCAACCCCTGCATCTCGGCAACAAG GTGACGAAGGAAAAGCTTCGGGATTCCATGGAAGGGCATGTGGTTGGAGAAGCAGAACTGATAGCCATCTTTTAA
- the LOC122019666 gene encoding ferritin-3, chloroplastic-like — protein MLLLHAAAAPPLALLPSPPSLPATGSGCRPLIRSRLRLLRKKALGRSVVAVAGEGQAIAGVIFQPFEEITVKMDSLVPIANGHSLARQKYADDCEASINFQINVEYNVSYVYHSLFAYFDRDNVALKGIAKFFKESSEEERDHAEKLMKYQNKRGGKVKLLPIITPLTEFDHPEKGDALYAMELALAFEKLTNEKLLSLHSVAEKCNDPQTVDFVESEFLEEQVEAIKKVAEYVAQLRRVGKGHGVWHFDQMLLHEGGAA, from the exons ATGTTGCTCCTCCACGCCGCTGCTGCTCCTCCTCTGGCTCTTCTTCCCTCCCCGCCGTCGCTTCCCGCCACCGGATCTGGCTGCCGACCGCTTATTCGGTCCCGTTTGAGGCTTCTGAGGAAGAAGGCTCTTGGTCGGTCGGTTGTGGCCGTGGCTGGCGAAGGGCAAGCCATCGCCGGTGTCATTTTCCAGCCGTTCGAGGAGATCACGGTAAAAATGGACTCTCTGGTGCCGATCGCCAATGGACACTCCCTCGCTCGCCAGAAATACGCCGACGACTGCGAGGCCTCCATCAACTTTCAGATCAA TGTGGAATACAATGTTTCCTATGTGTACCATTCCCTGTTTGCCTACTTTGATAGGGACAATGTGGCACTAAAAGGCATAGCCAA GTTTTTTAAGGAATCCAGCGAAGAGGAAAGGGATCATGCTGAGAAGCTAATGAAGTATCAG AATAAAAGGGGAGGAAAAGTAAAGCTTCTCCCAATCATCACACCTTTGACCGAGTTTGATCATCCAGAGAAAGGCGATGCACTCTACG CAATGGAATTAGCTCTAGCTTTTGAGAAGCTGACAAATGAGAAGCTGCTAAGTCTGCACAGT GTAGCTGAAAAATGCAACGATCCCCAGACGGTGGACTTCGTCGAGAGCGAGTTCCTCGAAGAGCAG GTGGAAGCGATCAAAAAGGTAGCTGAGTATGTTGCTCAACTGAGAAGAGTCGGGAAAGGGCATG GAGTTTGGCATTTTGATCAGATGCTGCTGCATGAAGGAGGTGCTGCATGA
- the LOC122020472 gene encoding PRA1 family protein B3-like, translated as MPSSASSPPLSVPLSTPVSAGSAPVAIPALRLFLSRLNDSINRSLSDRRPWSELADRSAFSRPESFSDATTRLRKNLAYFRVNYAAVVASVLAVSLVTNPFSFLVLLALLVAWCLLYLFRPSDPPLVLFGRTFTDRETLGGLVLLSALVVFLTSVGSIIVSALVAGAGIVAAHGAFRVPEDLFLDEQDLGNAAGLLSFLGGAASAAVPVRI; from the coding sequence ATGCCGTCCTCCGCCTCATCTCCTCCTCTTTCCGTCCCCCTCTCCACCCCGGTTTCTGCCGGATCCGCCCCCGTCGCCATCCCTGCCTTGCGCCTCTTCCTATCGCGCCTCAACGATTCCATCAACCGCTCTCTCTCCGATCGCCGCCCCTGGTCTGAGCTCGCCGACCGCTCCGCATTCTCCCGCCCGGAGTCCTTCTCCGATGCCACCACCCGCCTCCGGAAGAACCTGGCGTACTTCCGCGTTAACTACGCCGCGGTCGTGGCCTCCGTCCTCGCCGTCTCTCTCGTCACCAATCCCTTCTCCTTCCTCGTCCTCCTCGCGCTCCTCGTCGCCTGGTGCCTCCTCTACCTCTTCCGCCCCTCCGATCCGCCCCTCGTGCTCTTCGGCCGCACCTTCACCGACCGCGAGACCCTCGGCGGCCTCGTCCTCCTCTCCGCCCTCGTCGTCTTCCTCACCTCTGTCGGATCAATCATCGTCTCCGCCCTCGTTGCTGGCGCAGGCATCGTCGCCGCTCACGGAGCCTTCCGCGTCCCGGAGGATCTGTTCCTCGACGAGCAGGATCTAGGCAACGCCGCCGGATTGTTATCCTTCCTCGGCGGAGCCGCCTCGGCAGCTGTTCCCGTACGCATCtga